A window of the Halococcus salifodinae DSM 8989 genome harbors these coding sequences:
- a CDS encoding type 1 glutamine amidotransferase domain-containing protein, with protein MADSLEGKSVAIFLAPMGTEEVEFTDPKEAVEDAGASVDVVGAETGDVETVNGDINPGGSYEVERTFSEVSVEDYDGLVVPGGCVGADQLRADDDAVGFVHDFFETEKPLCVICHGPWTLVEADVVDGRTLTSFHSLETDIRNAGGEWVDEEVVVDEGLVTSRNPDDLDAFCDKVVEEIEEGPHEDRETEDV; from the coding sequence ATGGCAGACTCACTCGAAGGCAAGAGCGTCGCGATCTTTCTCGCACCGATGGGCACAGAAGAGGTCGAATTCACCGACCCAAAAGAAGCCGTCGAGGACGCCGGGGCGAGCGTCGATGTGGTCGGAGCCGAGACCGGCGACGTCGAAACCGTCAACGGCGACATTAATCCCGGTGGCTCATACGAGGTCGAGAGGACGTTTTCCGAGGTCTCCGTCGAGGACTACGACGGTCTCGTGGTTCCGGGCGGTTGTGTGGGCGCGGACCAGCTCCGGGCCGACGACGACGCGGTGGGGTTCGTCCACGACTTTTTCGAGACCGAGAAACCGTTGTGTGTCATCTGTCACGGTCCGTGGACGTTGGTCGAGGCCGACGTGGTGGATGGCCGGACGCTGACCTCCTTTCACAGCCTCGAAACCGACATCCGCAACGCGGGCGGCGAGTGGGTCGATGAGGAAGTCGTCGTGGACGAGGGGCTGGTGACCAGCCGCAACCCCGACGACCTCGATGCCTTCTGTGACAAAGTGGTCGAGGAAATCGAAGAAGGCCCACACGAGGACCGCGAGACCGAAGACGTCTGA
- a CDS encoding NADPH:quinone reductase — protein MRAVRYHEHGGPDVLQVDEIDRPTPEESEVLVEVRAASVNAVDARFRSGSYGDVSLPAIPGGDAAGIVAAVGEGVEEFATGDRVFAGGMGHDEGGTFAEYATIPAVKVAHLPESVSFEVGGAIPNVGVTAWMAFVEYAGLEPTEYCLVHGGNGGVGHAAVQLGTAMGGDVLATAGSEELRERVRDLGAVAAFDYDSEMLEDDILEETDNEGVDVILDHRLDDYLGLDLTVAAQNGRIVTITGGIPAVEDAPLQSKQPTIKGMAIANTPDRQPVLRRIARLVERGDLNPEIAETYDFEEAGEAHRAVTEGGYVGKIVVRP, from the coding sequence ATGCGAGCCGTTCGGTATCACGAGCACGGCGGGCCGGATGTACTGCAAGTGGACGAAATCGACCGTCCGACCCCCGAGGAAAGCGAGGTTCTCGTGGAGGTTCGGGCCGCGAGCGTCAACGCGGTCGATGCGAGGTTTCGGTCGGGAAGCTACGGCGACGTGTCGCTCCCGGCGATTCCCGGCGGCGACGCGGCGGGGATCGTCGCGGCGGTGGGCGAAGGGGTCGAGGAGTTCGCAACCGGCGACCGGGTCTTCGCCGGCGGAATGGGACACGATGAAGGTGGGACGTTCGCCGAGTACGCCACGATTCCGGCGGTGAAGGTGGCCCACCTCCCCGAGAGCGTCTCGTTCGAGGTCGGCGGCGCGATTCCGAACGTGGGTGTGACCGCGTGGATGGCGTTCGTGGAATACGCCGGTCTCGAACCCACCGAATACTGTCTCGTCCACGGCGGGAACGGCGGCGTCGGGCACGCCGCTGTCCAATTAGGGACGGCGATGGGTGGCGACGTGCTCGCAACCGCTGGCTCCGAGGAACTCCGCGAGCGAGTTCGTGACCTCGGCGCGGTTGCGGCCTTTGATTACGACAGCGAGATGCTCGAGGATGACATCCTTGAAGAAACCGACAACGAGGGCGTTGACGTGATTTTGGACCACCGCCTCGATGACTACCTCGGTCTCGATTTGACTGTGGCTGCCCAGAACGGACGCATCGTCACCATCACGGGCGGCATTCCGGCGGTCGAGGACGCGCCGCTCCAATCGAAGCAACCGACCATCAAAGGGATGGCCATCGCCAACACGCCTGATCGCCAGCCCGTCCTCCGCCGCATCGCGCGCCTCGTGGAACGCGGCGACCTGAACCCTGAAATCGCCGAGACCTACGATTTCGAGGAGGCCGGCGAGGCCCACCGCGCCGTCACCGAGGGCGGCTACGTCGGCAAAATCGTCGTCCGTCCGTAA
- a CDS encoding DUF7437 domain-containing protein: protein MSTAKGDPERAVDGFIAVADLLDEPRLARLYTHVLRSDDVTIDEIVADLGIPRTTAYSDAASLVELGVLTRDETQKTHTYTALSVVLTTILDEDEYTITPTLIDAIGRAPRDPDLSLLVEKHGIGKLAAALTYAIPYTEGTMSERVAARELGLQPAFGIAVLHALREVVLDMQEHDPYFDRIRNARDNPPREDG, encoded by the coding sequence ATGTCGACAGCCAAAGGCGATCCCGAACGCGCCGTCGACGGGTTCATCGCGGTCGCAGATCTTCTCGACGAGCCGCGCCTCGCCCGTCTCTATACCCACGTTCTTCGGAGCGACGACGTGACTATCGATGAGATCGTCGCGGACCTCGGCATTCCGCGAACGACGGCCTACTCCGACGCCGCGTCGCTCGTTGAACTGGGCGTGCTCACCCGCGATGAGACACAGAAAACCCATACCTACACCGCGCTGTCTGTCGTGCTCACGACGATTCTTGACGAGGATGAGTACACTATCACCCCGACACTCATCGACGCGATCGGCCGGGCCCCCCGAGACCCGGATCTCAGCCTCCTCGTCGAAAAGCATGGCATCGGCAAGCTCGCCGCCGCACTCACCTACGCGATTCCATATACAGAGGGCACAATGTCCGAACGGGTTGCTGCTCGCGAACTCGGTCTCCAGCCGGCGTTCGGGATCGCTGTCCTGCACGCTCTCCGAGAGGTCGTCCTCGACATGCAAGAGCACGATCCATACTTCGATCGGATCCGGAACGCGCGAGACAACCCACCCCGCGAGGACGGGTAA
- a CDS encoding ISH6-like element ISHsa1 family transposase: MRESPIQITLTVHLVLSIDLTEQYPLAAVAEILTQQSIESALLETLIQSLNEHLVEAYCGDKHAYGNGTKRFQRSATSTRSAVTTAGEHQFTLDYVEDTATDDENPSHFRPIEDLVDFDGKKRYQQDISAHSVDLATTLSYRDAASHGDGFDKMPSPDTIQRRVEEYGDELSEFVADRLPGTEADTVVPDGTKCYSQDDDRDYHDVQVTLAEDTAENSRSLLDVSVNAVWDETAASLEAMDAITDDARVVSDAENRLVTAFTDGTRKHQLDLSHVPRTLSYKLWDDGALSLDDRREVTSEVAGELFHLKNSVEKHRPEEERSAIRERIGRTEERIEKTAWQLEQLSSPKAADYLRSGLPSMVTFAEDALDGFEVPWTSNPVERAMGEVAKRCKRDWMRWTEDGLEALLQLRLVKYANPGYYRQFFDDLLQRSTHKKIRCTVSVTVTGGEV; the protein is encoded by the coding sequence ATGAGAGAGTCCCCGATCCAAATCACACTCACCGTTCACTTGGTACTGTCCATTGATCTGACCGAACAGTATCCACTCGCTGCTGTTGCCGAAATACTCACCCAGCAGAGTATCGAATCCGCCCTCCTTGAGACACTCATCCAAAGCCTCAACGAGCATCTCGTTGAGGCGTACTGCGGCGATAAACACGCATACGGCAACGGTACCAAGCGATTCCAACGCTCCGCTACCTCCACTCGCTCGGCGGTTACCACCGCCGGCGAGCACCAATTCACTCTCGACTACGTCGAAGACACCGCTACTGACGACGAGAACCCCTCCCACTTCCGCCCTATCGAAGACCTCGTCGACTTCGATGGAAAGAAACGCTATCAACAGGATATCTCCGCTCACAGCGTCGATCTCGCCACCACGCTCTCCTACCGCGACGCTGCTTCTCACGGCGACGGCTTCGACAAGATGCCGTCGCCGGACACCATCCAGCGCCGCGTCGAAGAATACGGCGACGAACTCTCTGAGTTCGTTGCCGACCGTCTTCCCGGCACAGAAGCCGACACTGTCGTCCCTGACGGCACGAAGTGCTACAGTCAGGACGACGACCGCGACTACCACGACGTGCAGGTTACCCTCGCAGAAGACACCGCCGAGAACTCGCGGTCGTTGCTGGATGTCTCGGTCAACGCTGTGTGGGATGAGACAGCAGCCTCATTGGAGGCAATGGATGCGATCACTGACGACGCGAGAGTCGTCAGTGATGCTGAAAATCGTCTCGTCACAGCCTTTACCGACGGAACACGCAAACACCAACTCGATCTGTCTCACGTTCCACGAACACTCAGCTACAAGCTCTGGGACGACGGCGCACTCTCATTGGATGACCGCAGGGAGGTCACTTCGGAAGTTGCAGGTGAGCTGTTCCATCTCAAGAACTCCGTCGAGAAGCATCGTCCAGAAGAGGAACGTTCGGCGATCCGCGAGCGGATCGGCCGAACGGAAGAGCGAATAGAAAAGACGGCATGGCAGTTAGAGCAGCTATCCTCGCCGAAAGCAGCAGATTATCTCCGGAGTGGGTTGCCATCGATGGTGACGTTCGCCGAGGATGCACTCGACGGGTTCGAGGTGCCGTGGACCTCGAACCCTGTCGAACGGGCAATGGGTGAAGTCGCCAAACGGTGCAAACGTGACTGGATGCGGTGGACGGAAGACGGGTTAGAGGCGCTGCTTCAGCTGCGCCTCGTGAAGTACGCGAATCCAGGTTACTACCGCCAGTTCTTCGATGATCTCCTCCAACGATCAACTCACAAGAAGATACGCTGTACTGTTTCGGTCACAGTCACTGGAGGTGAAGTCTAA
- a CDS encoding transposase translates to MAYIEDEHQYPDEVRRLVRVVNAFTNASLERLQDICTVHFGVRPSDEQIRNWITEDTGEIVRNDLPTYSGIYTYDEQYLRIDGKRAYRLLLYDDLMGAPVAEQVVDGCAKATVREFLTTALEDKPIFVVTTDGRSDYAEIVEDDLGAFHHRCHYHFLKNGEKKLREKVFQSVRYSNAEKLHAAIVWSEFKSVFAASSYTAALQRLEAVLDKIEHLPPAVRTYVEEVMENVEKFVVHLRDEWVPSTSNNAERYFSHTKSTQVKRRFRTHEGVQSFLKTQMTVRTVKHGYISREASLARMRELFPDIEMEAVIPLLTETKKRYLWSRDLEAG, encoded by the coding sequence TTGGCCTACATCGAGGACGAACACCAGTACCCCGACGAGGTCAGACGGCTGGTACGCGTTGTGAACGCGTTCACCAACGCGTCTCTGGAACGGCTTCAGGACATCTGTACCGTTCATTTCGGTGTTCGACCATCCGACGAGCAAATTCGTAACTGGATCACCGAAGATACGGGGGAGATCGTCCGCAACGATCTCCCCACGTATTCGGGCATCTACACGTATGACGAGCAGTATCTCCGCATCGATGGGAAGCGCGCATACCGGTTGTTGCTCTACGATGACCTCATGGGAGCACCCGTCGCCGAGCAAGTCGTCGACGGGTGCGCAAAGGCCACCGTTCGTGAATTCCTCACCACTGCTCTCGAAGACAAACCCATCTTCGTCGTGACCACGGATGGACGCTCGGATTATGCCGAGATCGTGGAAGACGATCTCGGCGCGTTCCACCACCGGTGTCACTACCATTTCCTGAAGAACGGCGAGAAGAAGCTCCGAGAGAAGGTGTTCCAGAGCGTTCGGTACTCCAACGCGGAGAAGCTTCACGCCGCGATTGTCTGGAGCGAGTTCAAGAGCGTGTTCGCTGCTTCGTCGTATACAGCGGCTCTCCAGCGGCTTGAGGCAGTGCTCGATAAAATCGAGCACCTGCCGCCAGCGGTCCGGACGTACGTCGAGGAGGTGATGGAGAACGTCGAGAAGTTCGTGGTCCATCTCCGGGATGAGTGGGTCCCGAGCACATCGAACAACGCCGAGCGCTACTTCAGCCACACGAAATCGACGCAGGTAAAGCGTCGATTTCGGACGCATGAGGGCGTCCAGTCGTTCCTCAAGACCCAAATGACCGTGCGGACTGTCAAACACGGCTACATCTCGCGGGAGGCATCGCTCGCGCGAATGCGCGAGCTCTTTCCAGACATCGAGATGGAGGCAGTGATCCCGCTCCTCACCGAGACAAAGAAGCGGTATCTGTGGAGCCGTGATCTTGAGGCAGGCTAA
- a CDS encoding transposase, producing MTENPAAAQALVVHGEKLCEHVEHLWDLMKHLSIPTDYLVDTRERHKVTHETEPITRAFLYQHVHGLSQNQLANRMEARPILVHRFGLECAPTQQALSDVWGKFGEDTREIIEAAGIGLRHTAVENDVIAEALVPTEPPEDEDDEEDEDEKEYTRRKAKKTFKLARKHAFPEFESGRTLNREYDDEQILDMVARICAHEASAHEEGEHAYITDDDQTAHGSTILRVLKLFGTPDGEDAQLTIDEIRDDDRMPDIERIRDELMTAFDSSVENVINTIRGDDPFDDRKVTAAIDTTPEKFTVFPWKDKAAGIPKPNYPRMVSGYKKSGEYKRGYKYATITLVGDLVPIPLAIEPVKENSNWEEDDAPSYSKAELVERLLDKALQFVDIDEVMFDRGFYSNGVYAAVADRGLTYLSPVPKYEDDYEVIKDIESHPEADAGVKHDVPFGRDGEVHHTAEFLYVPSSSDDADGKYAVFVTNRDHVEPDEIEAVCNRYSRRWDIENQYKSIKKFLPRTSSTDYRVRLCNFVLATLFYVLWRLTDYLIKRGKGVEIRSPPEITAKTFVRALGEFLRTVD from the coding sequence ATGACCGAGAACCCGGCTGCGGCCCAAGCGCTCGTCGTCCACGGTGAGAAGCTCTGCGAGCACGTCGAGCACCTCTGGGATCTCATGAAGCATCTCTCGATTCCGACCGACTACTTAGTCGATACCCGAGAACGGCACAAGGTCACGCACGAAACCGAGCCGATCACGCGGGCGTTTCTCTACCAGCACGTTCATGGACTCTCACAGAACCAACTCGCCAATCGCATGGAGGCCCGTCCGATTTTGGTGCATCGTTTCGGTCTCGAATGCGCTCCGACACAGCAGGCGCTTTCGGACGTCTGGGGCAAATTCGGGGAAGACACCCGCGAGATCATCGAGGCAGCGGGCATCGGACTCCGCCACACCGCCGTCGAGAACGACGTCATCGCCGAAGCACTCGTCCCGACCGAACCGCCCGAAGACGAGGACGATGAGGAAGACGAGGACGAAAAGGAGTACACCCGTCGGAAGGCGAAGAAGACGTTCAAACTCGCGCGGAAACATGCCTTCCCCGAGTTCGAGAGCGGGCGGACGCTCAACCGAGAGTACGACGACGAGCAGATCCTCGATATGGTCGCGCGGATCTGCGCGCATGAGGCGAGCGCCCACGAGGAGGGCGAACATGCCTACATCACCGATGACGACCAGACCGCCCACGGCTCGACCATCCTCCGCGTACTCAAGCTGTTCGGCACACCCGACGGCGAGGACGCCCAGCTCACGATCGACGAAATCCGCGACGATGATCGGATGCCAGACATCGAGCGGATCCGCGACGAACTCATGACGGCATTCGACAGCTCCGTCGAGAACGTCATCAACACGATTCGGGGCGACGATCCTTTCGACGACCGCAAGGTCACGGCGGCCATCGACACCACTCCCGAGAAGTTCACCGTCTTTCCCTGGAAGGACAAGGCCGCTGGCATCCCGAAGCCGAACTACCCGCGGATGGTCAGCGGCTACAAGAAGAGCGGCGAATACAAGCGCGGGTACAAGTACGCAACGATCACGCTTGTCGGCGATCTCGTTCCGATTCCGCTGGCGATCGAACCAGTCAAGGAGAACTCGAACTGGGAAGAGGACGACGCGCCCTCGTATTCGAAAGCTGAGCTGGTCGAACGCCTGCTGGACAAAGCGCTCCAGTTCGTGGATATTGACGAGGTGATGTTCGATCGGGGCTTCTACAGCAACGGCGTGTACGCGGCGGTCGCCGACCGTGGCCTGACGTACCTCTCGCCAGTGCCCAAGTACGAAGACGATTACGAGGTGATCAAGGACATCGAATCTCATCCCGAGGCGGATGCAGGAGTCAAGCACGACGTTCCCTTCGGCCGCGACGGCGAGGTCCACCACACCGCCGAGTTCCTCTACGTGCCCAGCTCAAGCGATGATGCCGACGGGAAGTACGCGGTGTTCGTCACGAATCGTGATCATGTCGAACCTGACGAGATCGAGGCGGTCTGCAACCGCTACAGTCGGCGCTGGGACATCGAAAACCAGTACAAGTCGATCAAGAAGTTCTTGCCGCGGACGTCCTCGACGGACTACCGCGTCCGGCTATGCAACTTCGTGCTGGCGACACTGTTCTACGTGTTATGGCGGCTGACCGACTATCTGATTAAGCGGGGGAAGGGCGTTGAGATTCGCTCGCCGCCGGAGATAACGGCCAAGACGTTCGTGCGGGCGCTGGGTGAGTTCCTCCGAACCGTCGACTAA
- a CDS encoding zinc-dependent alcohol dehydrogenase has protein sequence MKALTWHGEEDVRVDDVPEPEIENPTDAVIDITATAICGSDLHLYDGYMPSMQEGDVLGHEPMGEVIEVGDEVETLEEGDRVVVPFTISCGSCWFCEHDLYSLCDNSNPNADVAREAMGHSPAGLFGYSHMLGGYAGGQAEQLRVPYADVGPIKVDSDLPDEQVLFLSDIFPTGYMGAENADIEEGDTVAVWGCGPVGQFAIQSARMLGADRVVAIDRVPERLEMAEDHGEAETIDYEAEDVYDRLMEMTGDRGPDGCIDAVGSEAHGLNGVSEGADRPYVLQEAIKCCRKGGTLSMPGVYIDTMDDVPVGPLMNKGLTVKTGQTHVQRYLDPLLERIEAGDIDPSFVVTHEEPLENGPDLYETFRDKDDDCIKVVLTP, from the coding sequence ATGAAAGCGCTGACCTGGCACGGCGAAGAGGACGTTCGCGTCGATGACGTTCCCGAACCCGAGATCGAGAACCCGACCGATGCGGTGATCGATATCACGGCGACCGCCATCTGTGGCTCCGACCTCCACCTCTACGACGGCTACATGCCGTCGATGCAAGAGGGCGACGTTCTGGGTCACGAGCCGATGGGCGAGGTGATCGAGGTCGGCGACGAGGTCGAAACCCTCGAAGAGGGCGACCGCGTGGTCGTGCCGTTTACGATTAGTTGTGGTTCGTGTTGGTTCTGTGAGCATGACCTCTACTCGCTGTGCGACAATTCGAACCCGAACGCGGACGTGGCTCGCGAGGCAATGGGCCATTCGCCGGCCGGTCTGTTCGGGTATTCGCACATGCTGGGCGGGTACGCCGGCGGGCAGGCCGAACAGTTGCGGGTGCCCTATGCTGATGTCGGTCCGATCAAAGTCGATTCGGACTTGCCAGACGAGCAGGTGCTCTTTCTCTCCGATATTTTCCCAACGGGCTACATGGGTGCCGAAAACGCTGACATCGAGGAGGGCGACACGGTCGCGGTCTGGGGCTGTGGACCGGTCGGGCAGTTCGCCATCCAGAGTGCGCGGATGCTCGGCGCTGACAGGGTAGTGGCCATCGACCGCGTACCGGAACGGCTGGAGATGGCCGAAGACCACGGCGAGGCCGAAACCATCGATTACGAGGCCGAAGACGTCTACGACCGCCTGATGGAGATGACAGGGGATCGCGGGCCGGACGGGTGTATTGACGCGGTCGGGTCGGAGGCACACGGTCTCAACGGCGTCTCCGAGGGTGCCGACCGGCCCTATGTGCTTCAGGAGGCGATCAAGTGCTGTCGCAAGGGCGGCACGCTCTCGATGCCGGGCGTCTATATCGACACGATGGACGACGTTCCGGTCGGCCCGCTGATGAACAAAGGTCTGACGGTGAAGACGGGCCAAACCCACGTCCAACGCTACCTCGACCCGCTGTTGGAACGCATCGAGGCCGGCGACATCGACCCGTCGTTCGTCGTCACTCACGAGGAGCCACTGGAGAACGGTCCCGACCTCTACGAGACCTTCCGCGACAAGGACGACGACTGCATCAAGGTGGTGTTGACGCCCTGA
- a CDS encoding TrkA C-terminal domain-containing protein: MVALYPILSLLIVFALSALIVRIGSIAFRMTGMSSDVASFQAASAYSGAGFTTDEAEVITESLGRRKIAQRLIRLGSVGIISGIASLTLSFTGSGNNNIGTIALIVGGAVVVYLFARSRWVERVTTPLIERTLARTTDLRLRDYTQVLGLRNGYRIAEIDVDAEDWLTAGSIAELDLPAEGVLPLAVERADGTYIGAPGPDVEKEPGDTLVLFGQEDRLQELSDRHETDTQAREDAVEDHQDRLEARVINLHDRGSRIVLSNANETRPYRFRPSATGWGELCD; this comes from the coding sequence ATGGTCGCACTCTACCCCATCCTATCGCTCCTCATCGTGTTCGCGCTCTCGGCGCTGATCGTCCGGATCGGGTCGATCGCGTTCAGGATGACCGGGATGTCGTCGGACGTCGCCTCGTTTCAAGCCGCGTCGGCGTACTCGGGCGCGGGATTCACGACCGACGAGGCGGAAGTCATCACGGAATCACTCGGACGCCGGAAGATCGCTCAACGGCTCATCCGCCTCGGAAGCGTCGGCATCATCAGCGGTATCGCCTCGCTCACGCTCTCGTTTACCGGTAGCGGGAACAACAACATCGGGACGATTGCACTCATCGTCGGTGGCGCTGTCGTGGTCTACCTGTTCGCGCGCAGTCGATGGGTCGAGCGAGTCACCACACCCCTCATCGAGCGGACGCTCGCCCGCACGACAGACCTGCGTCTGCGTGATTATACGCAGGTACTCGGGCTACGGAACGGTTATCGCATCGCCGAGATCGACGTCGATGCGGAGGACTGGCTCACCGCGGGGTCGATAGCCGAGTTGGACCTCCCCGCCGAAGGCGTGCTCCCGCTGGCCGTCGAGCGCGCCGACGGCACGTATATCGGCGCGCCGGGACCCGATGTGGAAAAAGAGCCTGGCGATACGCTCGTATTGTTCGGACAGGAAGACCGATTACAGGAACTCTCGGACCGTCACGAGACCGACACCCAAGCGCGAGAGGACGCGGTCGAAGACCACCAAGACCGCCTCGAAGCGCGCGTGATCAATCTGCATGACCGAGGTTCCAGAATCGTCTTGTCCAACGCAAACGAGACTCGTCCCTACCGCTTCCGTCCGTCCGCCACAGGTTGGGGGGAACTGTGTGACTAA